The Alphaproteobacteria bacterium genome has a window encoding:
- a CDS encoding site-2 protease family protein, which translates to MGIDFDAILTGLSVWALPVIIAITFHEAAHGYVAWRLGDPTAFVKGRVTFNPFKHIDPVGTILIPAVLLIARSPFIFGYAKPVPVNFSRLKHPRRDMILVAAAGPGTNLGLALISAALIHIIPILPLEFGQWVFENLRNSLIINLVLAVFNMFPIPPLDGGRVAVGLLPDAMAFRLARLERVGLVLIIGILFLAPMVTNAIGLDFNPIEYIILVPVSFLAEIILNLVGLS; encoded by the coding sequence ATGGGGATAGATTTCGACGCCATTCTGACCGGGCTCTCGGTTTGGGCACTGCCGGTTATCATTGCCATTACCTTCCACGAAGCCGCCCATGGCTATGTCGCGTGGCGTCTCGGCGATCCGACCGCTTTCGTCAAAGGTCGGGTGACATTCAACCCGTTCAAGCACATCGATCCGGTGGGAACGATTCTCATCCCGGCGGTCTTATTGATCGCGCGATCTCCGTTCATCTTCGGCTATGCCAAGCCGGTGCCGGTCAATTTCAGCCGGCTCAAGCACCCGCGCCGGGACATGATCCTGGTCGCGGCGGCCGGGCCCGGTACCAATCTCGGGCTGGCGTTGATCAGCGCCGCCCTCATTCACATTATCCCGATATTGCCGCTGGAGTTCGGCCAGTGGGTGTTTGAGAATCTAAGAAATTCCCTGATTATCAATCTTGTATTGGCCGTCTTTAACATGTTTCCCATACCACCGCTCGATGGCGGCCGGGTCGCGGTCGGATTGCTGCCCGACGCCATGGCCTTCCGCCTGGCACGGCTCGAACGGGTCGGCTTGGTGCTCATCATCGGAATCCTATTTCTCGCTCCGATGGTCACCAACGCAATCGGCCTCGACTTCAACCCGATCGAATATATTATCCTCGTGCCGGTATCGTTCCTGGCGGAGATCATCTTGAATCTGGTCGGATTATCATAG